A section of the Humulus lupulus chromosome 2, drHumLupu1.1, whole genome shotgun sequence genome encodes:
- the LOC133814421 gene encoding uncharacterized protein LOC133814421: MGSLYTSLFSGWCFTNNNHWIDKGRIIIVWNARVFSLDIKSCTTQLIHCLVQFPNRAGRFLITFVYGFNDELSRDQLWNDLQELAVDITDPWMVIGDFNEILSLHERIGKKVTTKISSKFLDCLTSFHLEDLKFSGCFYTWNNKQRAEEKIYSKIDRALVNPQWTDYFPNSEAMFLPEGIFDHSPILVHFTLEMQLENKPFRYFRMWKEAACYEDKVQTSWNMPVAGTAMFQVISKLKRLK; the protein is encoded by the coding sequence atgggtTCTCTGTACACAAGTTTGTTCTCTGGGTGGTGTTTCACTAATAACAATCATTGGATTGATAAGGGTAGGATAATAATTGTTTGGAACGCGAGAGTATTCTCTCTGGATATCAAGTCATGTACTACACAATTAATTCACTGTTTAGTGCAATTTCCAAATCGAGCAGGAAGGTTTTTGATTACTTTTGTGTATGGTTTCAACGATGAATTATCTAGGGATCAACTATGGAATGATTTACAAGAATTGGCTGTAGATATAACCGATCCTTGGATGGTGATAGGAGACTTCAATGAGATTCTTTCACTGCATGAAAGAATAGGCAAAAAGGTTACTACTAAGATTTCAAGCAAATTTCTGGATTGCTTGACATCTTTCCATTTGGAAGATTTGAAATTTTCAGGCTGCTTCTATACGTGGAATAACAAGCAGAGAGCAGAGGAGAAGATCTATTCAAAGATTGATAGGGCTTTAGTTAATCCACAATGGACAGACTATTTTCCTAACTCAGAGGCTATGTTCTTACCGGAAGGGATCTTCGATCATAGTCCAATTCTTGTTCATTTTACCTTGGAGATGCAATTGGAGAATAAGCCATTTAGATACTTCAGGATGTGGAAAGAAGCAGCTTGTTATGAAGACAAAGTCCAAACCAGTTGGAACATGCCAGTTGCTGGTACTGCAATGTTCCAAGTGATATCTAAGCTGAAAAGACTGAAATAG